One Megalops cyprinoides isolate fMegCyp1 chromosome 17, fMegCyp1.pri, whole genome shotgun sequence DNA window includes the following coding sequences:
- the LOC118791801 gene encoding protein phosphatase 1A-like, protein MGAFLDKPKMEKHNAHGEGNGLRYGLSSMQGWRVEMEDAHTAVIGLPHGLDSWSFFAVYDGHAGSQVARYCCEHLLEHITSNPDFRGGAPEPSVESVKTGIRTGFLQIDEHMRAISEKKHGADRSGSTAVGVMVSPKHVYFINCGDSRGLLSRKGKVHFFTQDHKPSNPLEKERIQNAGGSVMIQRVNGSLAVSRALGDFDYKCVHGKGPTEQLVSPEPEVYEIERSEADDEFVVLACDGIWDVMANEELCDFVRSRLEVTEDLEKVCNEIVDTCLYKGSRDNMSVVLVCFPGAPKICPEAVKREAELDKYLESRVEEIIKKQGDEGAPDLVHVMRTLATESIPNLPPGGELASKRSVVEAVYNRLNPYRSDDTDSASTDDMW, encoded by the exons ATGGGAGCTTTTTTGGACAAGCCAAAGATGGAGAAGCATAATGCCCACGGGGAGGGGAATGGCCTCCGCTACGGCCTGAGCAGCATGCAGGGCTGGAGGGTGGAGATGGAGGATGCCCACACGGCCGTCATTGGCCTCCCCCATGGCCTGGACTCGTGGTCCTTCTTTGCCGTGTACGACGGGCACGCCGGCTCGCAGGTGGCGCGCTACTGCTGCGAGCACCTGCTGGAGCACATCACCAGCAACCCGGACTTCCGCGGTGGCGCTCCGGAGCCCTCGGTGGAGAGTGTGAAGACGGGCATCCGGACGGGCTTCCTGCAGATCGACGAGCACATGCGCGCCATCTCGGAGAAGAAGCACGGCGCCGACCGGAGCGGCTCCACCGCCGTGGGCGTCATGGTGTCGCCCAAGCACGTCTACTTCATCAACTGCGGCGACTCGCGGGGCCTGCTCAGCCGCAAGGGCAAGGTGCACTTCTTCACGCAGGACCACAAGCCCAGCAACCCGCTGGAGAAGGAGCGCATCCAGAACGCCGGCGGCTCCGTCATGATCCAGCGCGTCAATGGCTCGCTGGCCGTCTCTCGGGCGCTCGGCGACTTCGACTACAAGTGCGTCCATGGCAAAGGCCCCACCGAGCAGCTGGTGTCGCCCGAGCCCGAGGTGTACGAGATCGAGCGCTCGGAGGCGGATGATGAGTTCGTGGTGCTGGCGTGTGACGGCATCTGGGACGTCATGGCCAACGAGGAGCTCTGTGACTTTGTCAGGTCCCGGCTAGAGGTGACGGAGGACCTGGAGAAAGTCTGCAATGAGATTGTGGACACCTGTTTGTACAAG GGAAGCCGAGACAACATGAGCGTGGTGCTGGTCTGCTTCCCCGGCGCGCCCAAGATCTGTCCTGAAGCGGTGAAGAGAGAGGCGGAGCTGGATAAGTACCTAGAGAGCAGAGTAGAAG AGATCATTAAGAAGCAGGGAGACGAAGGAGCGCCAGACTTAGTCCACGTGATGCGTACGTTAGCCACGGAGAGCATCCCCAacctgccaccagggggcgagCTGGCCAGCAA